DNA from Syntrophales bacterium:
GGGGTCAACAGGGCCGAGCAGGCGCCCAAGATTTACTTTTCTGGAACGACCGTATATTTCTTCGCGGCTATATATTCGTGAAGATATCTTGTCAAGATATTCTTTCCGGACGTAGCATATCCAGATTTACATGGGCGGGCGCAGTGACATGGCCTTTTCCGGACAAATCTCCTGACAACAAAAGCAGGCGATGCATTTGTCGGCTGAAACTTCTGGAAAGTCTTTATTCATGGACAATGCGCCGACCGGACATTGCGCTATGCAGGCGCCGCATGCTGTACACAGCGCCGGATCGGCCTGGGGGCGTAGCGTCGTCCGGCTGTGCAAAAAATCCTGGACATTAACATTGCTGGCAATAGCGCTGCCGCTGAGCGGCGGCAACTTGAAGTCGGGTATGCGCAGCAACTTGCCATCTATCTGGATTTGTTCGATGTCAAAATTTCCCAGCCCGAGTTTTTTGGCCCACTGAAGAAAGGGGAGCTGCGCCGGCTCGCAACCCATCATATAGGCGACCACTGCATCCAGGGCGACCGCATTGTCGGAGGCCAGGATCAGACCGATGTCGCGCAGGTCTGGCGAAGCGGGGCCGTTGCCCTCCATGCCGACCACCGCATCCATGATGAACAAATCGGGCACGCGCAGCCGGAAAACTTCGACAACCAACTCCTGAAAACGCTTCGGGTTGCCGGCGGCCTTGTGCAGCATGGCTTTTTGAGCGCCGGGCAGGAAGCCATAGCTGTTTTTTATGGCGCCCGTCATCACCGTCAACCCATGGGTTTTGAATTTGGGCAGGCTGATGATCACGTCGGCATCGAGCACTGCCTGGGAGATGCTGACCTCGGGCATAAAGCTTTGGTTGAAAGCCACCTTGCGGGCGTCGTTGCCGATATTTTGATAGTATCCTTTGGCGGCAGCCATCAACCCGGTTTGCTTAAAACAGGCTTCGTTGGCGCCATATCCGAAAATACCGGGATTATCTCCGACCACAAGAGCGGCAGGCCCCATGCTTTCCACTTTTTCCACAACGGCCCTCAGTACGGCTGGATTGGTGACCACTCCTTCTTCCGCCGCCGACCCCCGCAGCAGGTTGGGCTTGATCAGCACCTTCTTGCCTTGCAGCGCCAAGGGGAAGAGCGCAAAAGCCTTATCAACAGCGGGTCTAACCGTGTCGTAGGCAGCGGGATGGATCATGACTCTGGGCATAACACCTCCTGTAACGGGCCTGTTCCCAAAAATATTGCGGCTTCAAGCCGAAAATTTTTGAGGCGGCCGTCCTTTATAGAGCTTCAATGTCGGGCATCGCCCTTAAAATTCATTCTGCGGCCAGTTTTTTCCCCAGAGCAAACGCCTCTTGCATCACTTTTTCGTTGGAGCGAATCTCTCCGGCATCCATGGCGCTGCCATAGACCATCCCGATAATCGGGGATTCCGTATAGCCATAGGCGTCCTGGAAAGTTCTTAAGGCATTGACGCAGCCGGATTTCACCGGATCTTCGTCGCCGTATGTCATGGCGATGGCAATCCTTTTTTCCCGGAAGGGATCGCTGTTATAGGCAGGAAGTGCAAAACACCTGTCCATAAAGATTTTGGTCTGCGCCGACATTGTGAACCAGTAAACAGGGCTGGCGATGACCCAGGCGTCAGCTTCAATAAGCTTCAAATAGATATCCTGCATATCATCCTGAATGGCACAGCCCTTGCTGCCTTTCTTCTGGCAACTCATGCAGGCTCTGCAGGGAGCGATATTCTTCCCCTGCAGGTAAATGGTTTCCACTATCTTCGCCTTTCCTGCCTTTGCTCCCTTGATGATCTGATCCGCCAAAATGGCGCTGTTGCCTTTTTTCCGCGGACTTCCCAAAAGTACCAGAACTTTTTTGCTCATAATGGCGCCTCCCAGTTTCTTTGTATTTTCATAGTTGGCTGATTGGTAAAACTTTTTCCCGGCAGATGCAAGATAAAGAATGGTTGATTTACGCCAATTGCACCTCGTCTGATTTTAATGCCTGCATCAGCTCTTTAGGAAACCGGCGCGCCTTTTGCCCAGGTCCGAGGCAGGCCAGCGTTACTCTTGCATCTACGAGCGTTTTCCCGTCTGCAACACGCACCACCTTTTGCTTCAGGGTGCAGGTTGCGCCGGCGATTTCCTGCACAGCGGTTTCAATCCGGATGAGATCATCCAGTATGGCCGGCGCGAGATAGTCGATCTCCAGCCGCATTACGGGTATCAGATATCCCTGTTTTTGGAGCGCCAGAACGGAA
Protein-coding regions in this window:
- a CDS encoding DUF362 domain-containing protein, coding for MPRVMIHPAAYDTVRPAVDKAFALFPLALQGKKVLIKPNLLRGSAAEEGVVTNPAVLRAVVEKVESMGPAALVVGDNPGIFGYGANEACFKQTGLMAAAKGYYQNIGNDARKVAFNQSFMPEVSISQAVLDADVIISLPKFKTHGLTVMTGAIKNSYGFLPGAQKAMLHKAAGNPKRFQELVVEVFRLRVPDLFIMDAVVGMEGNGPASPDLRDIGLILASDNAVALDAVVAYMMGCEPAQLPFLQWAKKLGLGNFDIEQIQIDGKLLRIPDFKLPPLSGSAIASNVNVQDFLHSRTTLRPQADPALCTACGACIAQCPVGALSMNKDFPEVSADKCIACFCCQEICPEKAMSLRPPM
- a CDS encoding flavodoxin family protein produces the protein MSKKVLVLLGSPRKKGNSAILADQIIKGAKAGKAKIVETIYLQGKNIAPCRACMSCQKKGSKGCAIQDDMQDIYLKLIEADAWVIASPVYWFTMSAQTKIFMDRCFALPAYNSDPFREKRIAIAMTYGDEDPVKSGCVNALRTFQDAYGYTESPIIGMVYGSAMDAGEIRSNEKVMQEAFALGKKLAAE
- a CDS encoding YbgC/FadM family acyl-CoA thioesterase, whose amino-acid sequence is MTEQRIYYEDTDAGGVVYYANYLRYLEQGRSEFLRERGFSVLALQKQGYLIPVMRLEIDYLAPAILDDLIRIETAVQEIAGATCTLKQKVVRVADGKTLVDARVTLACLGPGQKARRFPKELMQALKSDEVQLA